In Brachyhypopomus gauderio isolate BG-103 chromosome 18, BGAUD_0.2, whole genome shotgun sequence, the sequence AGCTTCCAACCACCAAAGCTGAAGGAGAAGGCCAAATGGTAACTATGGAGACGAGGGCCAGACATTTTAGCCCACACGTTTTCATTTGGCCTCGGGGTAAGAGCGTGTGCTGCTCCTGTGTCGCACAGGTCCGCGGATCTCCACAACTTCATCAAGCAGGCGCTCACGAAGAGTCCACGCAAGAGGCCGACGGCCGAGAGACTGCTGCAGGTGGAGCTCCCCTTTCCCGCATGCACACCGCCCTTTTTTATCGAACCGCGCCGGCAGGCCTGCCACAGAGGTCGCCAAACTTTGCCAGCCAAAAAGGTCGTTCGGGTTTTACCCTTGATAACAGAAGCACTTGGGTTTGTGTATGACAGGGCACACGTTTATTATAGTAAGTAATTATGTTaatctctctcaatctctctgtctctcccagcATGCTTTCGTCACCCAGCTGTTGACTCGTAACCTGGTCATCGAGTTGCTGGACACTGCCAACAACCCAGACCTGCAGCACTCGCAGACCATGGACGACTGCGATCTTGAGGTGCAATGATTTATTCTTTCTTCAACTGACTTCATGTGTCACTTATCATACTGCAAAACACTGTTATTAGCAACTCAAATGCTACTGGAACCCAGATATTTGACAGAACTTAAATGGAATGACCAGAATGAAACTCAAAGGCTTATTAGGCCAAAGAAGACAAATCTGGTACACATGTATTGCATTAGTTGAGTCTATGGCTTGAATGCATGCTCTTTGGTCTTTAAATATTTAAGCTGTATCTTGTGTATGGGGGGGGTTATTATTTGTGTTCACAGACGTGCAGTGCTTTTCCTGATAAGATTACATCTTTAGGAAAACACCTACCTGTCCACAGAACTCTTTCTGAGGAGCAGTGTAAGCATATGATTACTTTCATTATGTTTATGGCCTGTAATATGTGCCTAACTCAAATGCTGCAGTCCTTGATATGTAAAACACTCTCTTACCTCTTGCTGCCTCAAAATGCTGAGACAATATTACTCCTGAAACTTCAGTCTGATGAACTGGAGGTGTTAAAAAGCCCATTTCTCTATTTCACCCTGGTTCCCAGTGCCTCCCATCCACTTCTTAGTATAATTGAGTAAGACGGACAAGTGCTACAAATGCCCGTTTCAATTACATTTCAATTGCATTTCAATTACAGTTCAATTACATCTCAATTAACAGCCTAGAATAACTGGGCTCCATCTGTTTCTGCCAATGGAAAGCTAAGTGCTGGATGGCACTGCCGAGATGGCAGAGGAGTAGTGGGTTGGCAGCACTAGTGCGAGTGCCTCCATGTGGCAGCCGGCTCGGCGGGACACTGAAGGGTTACCGCGGCCGTGTTCCGAGGATGACGGCATGCACTGGTGCCAAGGCTGACGGGACACTCTTCACCATTGTATCTGAGCGTGCCCACTCATACGACATGAATGGGTGCAGTGtccgtgtgtaagtgtgtgtgtgtgtccgtgtgtgtccgtgtgtgtgtgtgtccgtgtgtgtgtgtgtgtgtgtgtgtgtgtgcgtgcatagtCGGGTGGGAGGCAGTATTTCGAACATGCACATCTGCGTCGGTGTCACGGTGTTGTACAcaatgttatttttgttgtcgTCGAGTACCAGCAGGACAACTATGCATGAGTTCCCTGTGGTTCTGTTCACTTCCGTCTCCAGTTGACCACGTGAAGTTTGGACCACCCATGCGGAAGGAGACTGACCCATGTCCGGATCCGCTGGTGAGGATTGCAGCTCTGATGCAAGCTTGGTCTTGGTTAAGTCAACTAAACCTCCATTAGGTCCACATAAAACAGCAGATTACATTATTTTTACTTCTCCTAGGTTTTCCAAGAAAAGTCCTTATGTTGAGAATGATTCACGTAAGAAAGAGATTTGGTGAAATATCATATTTATGTTCCTTGTTAGGGATCATATGATGACTGGAGCTCCATTGGAGATGAGAAGGAATCTCCGTAAGTCCTGCTTCCTCAAACAACGTTTGGTAGTGACTGATGACAGCCAATATATTTTGACAGATATGTTTTGAGTTGTGTTTCGTTCATGGTTTATTGCAGGAGTCTGCTGGAGTGTGTTGAGGAAGCTTTGCTCGAGAGGTGAGAGAGTAATTTAACCCAAATGTCCGTaagcccatacacacacacacacacacacttattccaacgcccttcctctctctcattctccctcctACTGACACACTTCACACCAGTTCCTTTCTACCCTGTCATCATCTGCACACGTTTAAATCCACAGTTCCCAACCTCCAGCGCTGAGCATTACCTGAGCCCTGGAGCCTTTACTTTGGAGCCTTTACTTCTCTTAGACACTGCTGGATCCTGTGTGCTTCCCCCTCCTGCTGTTCTTTATAGACTCTACTACACTTTTGAGTGCTACTGCACTGTTATGATCATTTGTTGCACTATTGAGCTTCTCACTTTATTTTGTGTTCGTTATTTTGTGCTGTGGATTTTAAAGAACTGACGTTACCATCTACTTCGCCCGCTCTCTCAATTCCTCACGTAACAGACCGGCGTGTGTTGTGGCAAATGCCAAACGGAACTACAGTTTTTGAGCCCAGCTACAGTACTTATGTACAGCCAATGTAGATTATAAAACCATTTCTGATCCAAAACGCTCTACTGAAAAGCGCATTTCTGAAAGAATACGAAGGTCAGCGGTTTGGTTCAGGTGACATCCAGTAGAATTCTgataaatattttaatttttaaatGATCTAGCGTCTCATTTGaattgtttttcaggagcttaACAATGAAGAGAGTACCCTCAGCTGAGGTAGGAATTTTTCTATTTTTCTACTTGCAGACATTATCCACAAGACAATGACCTGTACTCCCTATGTTTTCAATGTACAGCACTCCTCAAATGAAGAAGACAAGTATGGCACAGTAAAGAGGGCGGTGACGCCATCGCTGCCAGCCAATCAAGATAAAAAAGCTTCCACTCCAGGGCCGGATTCTTGCCCTCTCATTGGatccaccccccacacagacACTAACCCCACCCTTCTTAATGAATCGGCTTTGCCGGTTGGCTCAACACTCCATGACCTCCCTATCTTCGCAAACTCCACCCTCTTCACTGAGTCTTCTTTCTTCAATGATTCCCCCAGCCTGGGATCCCTCTGCACAACACCAACTGATGGTAAGACTCAAACCATGAAGCTACCACATAATTACCCCAGTCATTTGTATATCAAAAACCCAAAATGTCCTGCAAAAGACCACTGCACAAGCTCCCATGTGTTTACAATCCTCAGAGGCAACGTTGTCCAAGAGAAAACCCTTGGGATGATAGGCAATCTGTTGAAATGTAAACACTAATGTAGTTCTTATGGGGAATAGGTTTGATACCTCAAGGCACTGTTGCCGTGGAGCCAGGAGGAAAGAGGGGGCACTCTCCACCCCGACAGCCCCTCTCCCCTGAATGGAGCACGCTCCGAAGAAAAGCAGAAGACTCTGTGAGCAAACGTCTTTTTGAATTATATTTATAAGCACCCACCTTATATGGACTTCCTGTTGATGGTATCTCCCATGTACACATATGGATTTCCTGTTGATGGCATCTTGCATGTGCACTCTTCTGTAATTAAGAAAAGTGTTTTCCAGGCAAAACCAAATTAAGTCAAATTGGAAAAGGAGAACAAACGTAACACTTGAACTTAATAATTACATTAAAGTTATGACGGGACCCAGTAGAGAACCCAGAGGATCCTCTAATATAAGATTATCAGATGTAGAGAACTTCCTTGTTATGCTTTCCTTTGCTTTGTTTTTATTGCAGAGAGGTGTTCATGGACTACCACCTACACCTCAAGTACATGTAAGCCAAATCTGCTGCCTTATCCGTATCATCAAGAAAACAGCTTACTTTACTTTCGATTTAGAATGTCAGGAAATGCTATGAATATCTCAGAATATGTCCTGTATTCTAGATGGGGGCTTGTTTCTCCAAAGTCTTCAATGGGTGTCCCTTGAAGAGTCACTGTGCTGTTACATGGGTTCTACCCAAGACAAGAGGTACAGTTTGTTTCCAGTATAACAGTTAATGCTTGACATTAGAGTTTCTCTTCAGTGTTACAGAGGACATGTTTGACTTCCTACCCCACAGACCAGCACATGATCCTGGGTGCTGAGGAGGGCATCTACACTCTCAACCTCAACGAGCTCCATGAGGACACTATAGAGAAGGTCCCATTGATTTAACCTGCTTATCCAGTAATATAGCACCAGTGCTTGTGACATCAAAAAAAGTGATGAGTGAAAATAGATAATTCTCACTGATTATGGACTGCGATTGCTACTGTGCATGCCGCTGTCATACAGATACGATCACGCTGGGTAATATTTGTGTCTCTGTTTATGTTCGTGCAGTTGCTCCCACAAAGGTGCAGCTGGTTGTACGTCATGAACAACGTGCTGATGTCCGTCTCGGGTACGTCTCGCTGTCCCGACGCGTGAGAATGCGTACCGCAACAACGACCCTGGTGACCCCTGACCCTCCTTTTCATGCATCTGCAGGAAAGTCCTCCCAGTTGACCTCCCACAGCCTGCCTGCGCTGTTTGAACACCGTGCCAACCTACAGCGTCGCCAAGGTCACCTGTCAATCAACGCGCATCGCCTGAGCACCAGAATTAACTCTAGGTCTGCTCAgcttacacacaaacatgacatacACGTTCAGTGCTTTGGCCTTGTCATTATatctacataaacacacataactAAACCTATACCCATGATAGACCAGCTAATGGCTAAAAAACACCCAGTTCTTGTTAGCTAAGATTAAGATTACTATTGAGTACTATTGGGCTACTCTAAGCAAACAGATTATTCACAAAAAATCTTTATGTATGTATGCTGTGTCAGAAGAAACACCAGTCTTTTGCCTACAGGAAGTATGCCATGTCTGTGAAGATCCCGGACACCAAGGGGTGTAGACGGTGCAGCGTAGGTGaggccaccacacacactcagtgggAACAATGTGTTTTGACTGCACTGCGTCTCCTAGCCTGATGTCCCTCCCTGTCCCAGTAAGGAACCCGTACACGGACAGCGTGTTCCTCTGTGCCGCCGTGCCGAGTGGCCTGGTGCTTTTAATGTGGTACGAACCCCTGCAGAAGTTCATGCAGCTCAAGGTAAGGAGGAGATTCGAGATGGTGAAGGGGGCGTCATGCTGTTTGCAGAAATACCCTTGTTGGAAGTTACAGGTTCTTTGTATGAGGCTTATTTGTGgctattttttttttgccttttcaTTTCTGTTGTATTCCTACCATCCTTCTGTAAATTACTTtgcctcatctctctctctctctctctctctctctctctcgcccctaGCACATACCTCTCAGCCTGCCTGAGTCTCTGCCCATCTTTGAGCTGTTGGTGCAGGAGTCCGAGGAGCTTccacaagtgtgtgtgggagtgcacCGCAGTCGGCCCAGCACGGACCCGGCCAGTGAACAGCTTCACTTTGACATCATCCATCTCGACGACACACCTCACGCACAGCCCggtatgctcacacacacacacacacacacacacacacacacacacacacacacacacacacacacacacatgtgcaaaaCAATATAACCTGTCATCAAATGTACAAATGTACTGAAGAAGACCTATGGCGAAATTCCATATCATACTACAGACTACAGAATACATTGTGTGCAGTAAAGATGCCATTTTGATTACAAGGTGTATCTAAGATTAAACATGCCTGTTCCTTCAGCTGACAAGATTCATTTGGCTTCACAGATGGTGAATCCCTGGAAGTGAAACAAGTAACTCAGCTGGACAGAGACACCGTCCTCGTAGCTCTGGAAAGTATGTTGTTTACTCTGAAAGACTTTAAACATCCGATTAAATAGGTATCAAGTGCGGTGGGGAGAAAAATATGCAAATTACCCTTTGGCATGCTCACTGGGGACTTGAATGCAGACATCTGTAATGTTGCTTGGTGACAACacctgttgtaaaaagcactgtaTACAGTAAAGGCTCTACTTCCCTACAGAGACAGTGAAAGCGGTGAATCTGCAGGGTATCCCCAGTAAAAGCATGGCCCCCGGCCTGACCTTCACCTTCTCCATTCAGACCATGGGTGAGTGCGGGGGGCGCCAGATCTTGGCTGGTTCCCCTGATAACATAATGAAAAGCAGAGTCGATGGAGATCTGCCTTTATTGCGACGTTTCGAATGCTGACAGCGAACGTGACCTCAAAGCCTTCGCTTACCACAGCGTTGTCTCTACATTGCTGGCACCTATCAGGTGTGTGTAAGTTGCTGTCTCTCTGCAGTGTGTTTGCAGGATAGCGTCCTCGCGTTTTGGAAACACGGtctcagggggcggagcatacAAAGCAACGAGGTGTGCATAAATGTCAGTCAAAGTGGTTTCCTAGGCACAGAGAAGTGGGAGGGATAACTCCATGAAATGCTTTATTGTTTCTGCGCAGGTCACCCAGGAGATCACAGACGAGAGCCGTGTCTTCCGTGTCTTGGGGACGAACAGGTATACTCTCTAAAGTATCAAGAGCGGTGATGAATGATCTTTGCATGAGTGTTTATCAGCTCCGGTCCATATGTCTCTCCTGCCAGTCCATGTTTTTGGTCTGTCCCGGCTTCTAGCACACATGAACCAAGCAATAAGGCCTGCTGACTTCCTCTGACAGACCTGGGTTACAGTGAAAATGTGGACCGTCCGGAGGACCTAGCGGCCTGGATTGTAAAGGACCGCTTTGAAGACTGAAATGTTGTCTCCTGTTCTGTCCTTAAGGGATATCATCTTGCAGAGCACGCCCACCGATGACCCGTCTGCCATGAGCAACCTGTATATCCTCACAGGCCACGAGAGCAGCTACTGACTCGAGCCAGCAACCCTGGAAGATGCCCTGACATTGAAGATGGAGGGGGGTCTGGGGcaactctctcctccaccacggaTAAAGGAATGACCTCTGACCCATGGAAAGGAGAGGGATCAGGCACCAGCGGCCCTGACGGAGACGGGGGGCGGAGGGAAAGCACGGACGTCCCTGCCAGAACCTCCACCCAAGCACTGCACTACGGAGAGGCCGAGTAGAGACAGACCAGCTATGcctgaagacagcaaaaatactTTTTGTTTGTTAGAGACATGGGGTTGGTTATTAGGGGGGTGTTATGGGTGGAGGCAGAGATGATAGGCGGCTGACGGCTGACGACTTGAAGGATGGACAGTTCCACATAGCCTATTGCAGCGTTTGTCGTGGTCTGCAGTTTGCCGACACTGGGACTGACATTGTCCTGCCGTTCAGGGCTGTCATCACTTTGTGGCATATGATGTAAGATATGCGTGCGTCAGAGATGGAGCTGACTCTCTGGTAAGAGAAGCAACATTGTTCCGTGCTCTGTGAGACTAATAAGGTAATTGGCCATTGCACTGTGAATCCCAAAAATGTGATCATGTACATAGTCAGAATCAACAAAGTAGATTAAATCACATACATAAGCCAGTATTAGAACTGTATTGAGTATAATGGTGGTGCCTctattgtttttttattctaAAGACTACTGTAAATAGATGGAAAAAATCTGAAACTCTAATAAAACTGACAAAATGCTAAATCAAAATCAGTTGTCAAAATGCATAACAGGAGAGAAGTAAACATATTTAATGCCTGGAGAGATCCTTATTGCGGCAGGCATACAGCCCAAATTATATGTCGGCGCTAGATGGCGCCATTTTATATTAACGTAGCGTTACGGTTGCTGCACCATCCCTTTTTATAGAGGAGCTTTGCAGCAGGAAGTTCAGTGTTCGAACGAGCAACAACACAATAGGCGCATCTTTAAAAGATTCAGTTTTAATACAGAGCGATGCAGGATTTTTCCTCCCAAGTGTAGCCAACAGGCCTAAACTGAAAATACGACTTGCGTCAGTTGGCTTTTTTAAACGCTGCTAATCTACGAACAAATACGAAGGGAGTATTCTGCCCTCGCACGAGGTTTAAGCTGCTTGCGATAAACAATTTAGCTGAATCTTTTTTGATGATGAATTGTCTCCTTTTAAAATGTCATTAGAAGTCGGTTGTTTATCGTTCAGGCAGCCCTATGCAGGCCTTGTTTTGAATGGAGTGAAGTCTATAGAAACGCGctggcgccctctgctggcagaAATGAAAAACTGCACTCTTGCGATACATATAGCGCAGAACGATTGGGAAGGTGATGACTGGAGAAATATCCTTACGCAGACGCTAGGAATGACACACTCGCAAGTTGAAGAACTTTTGGAGTCCGGGGAAAGGTTTGGACGTGGTGTTGTTGCAGGTGAGAACGACCCTCTGCGGCATGTCACGTATTAGACTGCTATTTATACACACTGCTATTTATACGGAGCAGTGTGATAGGTTATAAGGCATTAGCAGACATTGAGACACAACAGATTTGTTAAAAGCTTCAGTATTGTTCATATATTTTTGCAACCGTTGCTTAGGTCTTGTGGATGTTGGGGAAACATGGAATTGTTCTGAAGATGTCTCTCCAGAGCAAATGAGGGAACTGGAGAAAGCGGCTTGCCTGACAGGACTCGCACAGAAATATCTCACGAGACTGTCTAACCCGCGCTGGCTCACGGAGCCGCTGTATTCAAGAGGACATAAAAACATATGGACAGTAAACATCCCGGGACACCTACTGCCATCTGCCCCCGTCGAATACACATAGAGGGCACAAAATGAGTTACTAATTGGCTTGTGATGGTTAG encodes:
- the map4k6 gene encoding mitogen-activated protein kinase kinase kinase kinase 6 → MDTIGVLHTNPLDDYELIHRIGSGTYGDVFKARNIRTSVIAAIKVVRLDPGDDISTIQQEITMMRECTHKNIVAYFGSYLKNNKLWICMEFCGGGSLQDIYHVTGPLKERQIAYVCRETLQGLHHLHETGKMHRDIKGANILLTERGDVKLADFGVAAEINASVAKRKSFIGTPYWMAPEVAAVERKGGYNQLCDIWAVGITAIELAELQPPMFDLHPMRALMLMSKSSFQPPKLKEKAKWSADLHNFIKQALTKSPRKRPTAERLLQHAFVTQLLTRNLVIELLDTANNPDLQHSQTMDDCDLETCSAFPDKITSLGKHLPVHRTLSEEQFDHVKFGPPMRKETDPCPDPLGSYDDWSSIGDEKESPSLLECVEEALLERSLTMKRVPSAEHSSNEEDKYGTVKRAVTPSLPANQDKKASTPGPDSCPLIGSTPHTDTNPTLLNESALPVGSTLHDLPIFANSTLFTESSFFNDSPSLGSLCTTPTDGLIPQGTVAVEPGGKRGHSPPRQPLSPEWSTLRRKAEDSRGVHGLPPTPQVHMGACFSKVFNGCPLKSHCAVTWVLPKTRDQHMILGAEEGIYTLNLNELHEDTIEKLLPQRCSWLYVMNNVLMSVSGKSSQLTSHSLPALFEHRANLQRRQGHLSINAHRLSTRINSRKYAMSVKIPDTKGCRRCSVVRNPYTDSVFLCAAVPSGLVLLMWYEPLQKFMQLKHIPLSLPESLPIFELLVQESEELPQVCVGVHRSRPSTDPASEQLHFDIIHLDDTPHAQPDGESLEVKQVTQLDRDTVLVALEKTVKAVNLQGIPSKSMAPGLTFTFSIQTMVCLQDSVLAFWKHGLRGRSIQSNEVTQEITDESRVFRVLGTNRDIILQSTPTDDPSAMSNLYILTGHESSY
- the LOC143481619 gene encoding protein EOLA1, with protein sequence MSLEVGCLSFRQPYAGLVLNGVKSIETRWRPLLAEMKNCTLAIHIAQNDWEGDDWRNILTQTLGMTHSQVEELLESGERFGRGVVAGLVDVGETWNCSEDVSPEQMRELEKAACLTGLAQKYLTRLSNPRWLTEPLYSRGHKNIWTVNIPGHLLPSAPVEYT